The Medicago truncatula cultivar Jemalong A17 chromosome 4, MtrunA17r5.0-ANR, whole genome shotgun sequence genome includes a region encoding these proteins:
- the LOC11439844 gene encoding peptidyl-prolyl cis-trans isomerase FKBP42, giving the protein MEEVQESQPQSKPGQENNVDEVIDENSEYEKGETPEELLSSPPKVDSEVEVLHEKVTKQIIKEGHGQKPSKYSTCFFHYRAWSENTEHKFEDTWQEQRPTEMVIGKEKKEMTGLGIGVASMKAGERALLRVSWELGYGQEGSFSFPNVPPMADLVYEVELIGFDETKDGKARSDMTVEERIGAADRRKMDGNVLFQENKLEEAMQQYEMAIAYMGDDFMFQLFGKYRDMALAVKNPCHLNTAACLIKLNRYEEAIGQCSIVLSEDESNLKALFRRGKARAALGQTDAAREDFLKARKHAPEDKAIARELKLLAEHDKAIYQKQKEIYKGIFGPRPQPVPQKRNWFIVVWQWLVSVFHNFITLFNREKKHKDD; this is encoded by the exons ATGGAGGAAGTTCAAGAGTCTCAACCACAATCAAAACCAG GTCAAGAAAATAATGTAGATGAAGTGATTGATGAAAATTCTGAATATGAAAAAGGGGAAACACCAGAAGAATTATTGAGTAGTCCTCCAAAAGTTGATTCTGAAGTTGAAGTTCTTCATGAGAAGgttacaaaacaaattattaaggAAGGTCATGGTCAGAAACCTTCCAAGTATTCAACATGCTTCT TCCATTACAGGGCATGGTCTGAGAACACGGAGCACAAATTTGAAGATACATGGCAGGAGCAACGACCAACTGAGATGGTAATAGGAAAAG AGAAGAAAGAAATGACTGGCTTGGGCATTGGGGTGGCAAGCATGAAAGCGGGGGAGCGAGCATTGTTGCGTGTAAGCTGGGAATTAGGATATGGACAGGAAGGAAGCTTTTCATTTCCAAATGTTCCACCAATGGCAGATTTAGTTTATGAAGTTGAGCTCATTGGTTTTGATGAAACAAAAGAT GGAAAAGCTCGCAGTGATATGACTGTAGAGGAACGGATTGGGGCAGCGGATCGGAGAAAGATGGATGGAAATGTTCTGTTTCAGGAAAATAAACTAGAGGAGGCCATGCAACAGTATGAAATG GCCATAGCTTATATGGGAGATGACTTCATGTTCCAGTTGTTTGGGAAGTATAGGGATATGGCTCTGGCTGTAAAGAATCCATGCCATCTTAACACGGCGGCCTGTCTGATTAAGCTGAACCGCTATGAAGAAGCTATAGGACAATGCAGCATT gtattaagtGAGGACGAGAGCAATTTGAAGGCTTTATTTAGGAGAGGTAAGGCTAGAGCAGCACTCGGGCAGACAGATGCTGCCAGGGAAGATTTTCTAAAAGCGCGCAAGCATGCCCCTGAAGATAAAGCAATTGCAAGAGAATTGAAGCTACTTGCTGAACATGATAAAGCTATTTATCAAAAGCAGAAAGAGATCTATAAAGGAATATTTGGACCAAGACCTCAACCAGTACCGCAGAAAAGGAATTGGTTCATAGTTGTTTGGCAGTGGTTGGTTTCAGTGTTTCATAACTTTATCACACTTTTCAACCGTGAAAAAAAGCACAAAGACGACTAA